In Polaribacter sp. L3A8, a genomic segment contains:
- the fdhD gene encoding formate dehydrogenase accessory sulfurtransferase FdhD, translating to MQTLTYQALKITQNTQNFIDDVLVVEAALQININDEPYTVVMRTPDNDKELIRGLLFAEDIYKNTKTLVFHIDKEDNGIPTIINVIISKDLLGKGYLNKRTLLSVSSCGICGKKELKDIKVDGEKLAQINSFSSDILHEMFLKMNDFQQTFKDSGGSHAAALFNKNHDFLTIKEDIGRHNAVDKVIGDLLIKQELKQANYLIVSGRVSYEIVSKAFIAKIPIIVAVSACSSLAVDFAKEFGICLIGFTREQKMTIYSNPSYIKRKTTYV from the coding sequence ATGCAGACACTTACCTATCAAGCATTAAAAATCACCCAAAACACTCAAAATTTTATTGATGATGTTTTGGTTGTTGAGGCTGCCTTACAGATAAATATTAATGATGAACCTTATACCGTTGTGATGAGAACTCCGGATAATGATAAGGAATTGATAAGAGGTTTACTTTTTGCTGAAGATATTTATAAGAATACAAAAACGTTGGTTTTTCATATTGATAAAGAAGATAACGGAATTCCTACTATTATAAATGTTATAATCTCTAAAGATTTGTTAGGTAAAGGTTATTTGAATAAAAGAACATTATTGTCTGTTTCTTCTTGCGGTATTTGCGGTAAAAAAGAATTAAAAGACATTAAAGTTGATGGAGAAAAATTAGCACAAATAAATTCTTTTTCTAGTGATATTTTACATGAAATGTTTTTAAAAATGAATGATTTTCAACAGACTTTCAAAGATTCTGGAGGAAGTCATGCCGCAGCTCTTTTTAATAAAAATCATGATTTTTTAACTATTAAAGAAGATATTGGTCGACACAACGCTGTTGATAAAGTAATTGGAGATTTGTTAATAAAACAAGAATTAAAGCAAGCTAATTATCTAATTGTTAGTGGGCGAGTTTCTTACGAAATTGTATCCAAAGCCTTTATTGCAAAAATTCCTATTATTGTAGCCGTTTCTGCATGCTCTTCATTGGCTGTAGATTTTGCTAAAGAATTTGGTATCTGTTTAATCGGTTTTACTAGAGAACAAAAAATGACCATCTACTCCAACCCATCTTATATTAAAAGAAAAACAACGTATGTCTAA
- a CDS encoding THUMP-like domain-containing protein: MNLAILRPEVQQFITNHLKSDITKLILKGSPFDDITVQELANQIVAKQKSEHKLSSWFNTKNIYYPEKISIEQTSSEITANYKATLVKGTSIIDITGGFGVDCFYFSNHFKKVIHCEINHQLSTIVKHNYQQLKKENITTFSGDGIGFIKNSKDNFDCIYIDPSRRNDLKGKVFLLNDCLPNVPENIDFLFSKTNQILIKNSPILDITSTINELKFVKEIHIVALNNEVKELLFLLEKGSKNPIKIKTINIGKKDVQTFNFKYKEEVTSVYSEPLTYLYEPNAAILKSGGFHEISEQLNLFKLHQHSHLYTSHEIIDFPGRVFKIEQILNYDKKKIKKLITDNKANITTRNFPKTVAQIRKETNLKDGGNKYLFFTTDVQNKLICISCSKSQV, translated from the coding sequence TTGAATTTAGCCATTTTAAGACCAGAAGTACAACAATTTATTACAAATCATTTAAAATCAGACATTACAAAACTAATTTTAAAAGGAAGTCCTTTTGATGACATTACGGTACAAGAATTAGCGAATCAAATTGTAGCAAAACAAAAATCAGAACATAAACTTTCTTCTTGGTTTAATACCAAAAACATTTATTATCCAGAGAAAATAAGCATTGAGCAAACCTCATCTGAAATTACAGCAAACTATAAAGCTACTTTAGTAAAAGGGACTTCTATTATTGATATTACAGGTGGTTTTGGTGTAGATTGTTTTTATTTTTCTAACCATTTTAAAAAGGTTATACATTGTGAAATTAACCATCAGTTATCAACAATTGTAAAGCATAATTATCAACAATTAAAAAAAGAAAATATCACTACTTTTTCTGGTGATGGAATCGGGTTCATAAAAAACTCGAAAGATAATTTCGATTGTATTTACATCGACCCATCCAGAAGAAATGATTTAAAAGGGAAAGTGTTTTTATTAAATGATTGTTTGCCAAACGTACCCGAAAACATTGATTTTTTATTTTCTAAAACCAATCAAATTCTAATAAAAAACTCACCTATTTTAGATATTACAAGCACCATAAATGAGTTAAAATTTGTAAAAGAAATTCATATTGTTGCCTTAAATAATGAAGTAAAGGAGTTATTATTTTTATTAGAAAAAGGATCTAAAAATCCGATCAAAATTAAAACCATAAATATTGGTAAAAAGGATGTTCAAACTTTTAATTTTAAGTACAAAGAAGAAGTAACATCGGTATACTCAGAACCACTTACCTATTTGTACGAACCTAATGCGGCGATTTTAAAATCTGGTGGTTTTCATGAAATTTCAGAGCAATTAAATCTTTTTAAACTTCATCAACATTCACACTTATACACCTCTCACGAAATCATCGATTTCCCTGGAAGAGTTTTTAAAATTGAACAAATTTTAAATTATGATAAGAAAAAAATTAAAAAGTTAATTACTGATAATAAAGCGAATATTACCACAAGAAATTTCCCTAAAACGGTTGCTCAAATAAGAAAGGAAACCAATTTAAAAGATGGTGGAAATAAGTATTTATTTTTTACCACAGATGTACAAAATAAGCTCATTTGTATTTCATGTTCTAAAAGTCAAGTTTAA
- a CDS encoding AI-2E family transporter codes for MKSKTIANGILRAVAILVGILLLGYFLYAIQSVIVYIIIAGVFSLIARPLIQFLRRKLKFPNTLAVITTMSLMLGLLAGLIGMFIPLIAEQGESLSLLNIDKLQANIQEIFNQIITYFSSRGINVLKELESIDIASHFKEIPNFLNAILGAVGTLSVGLFSVLFISFFFMKDNQLLAKGVITIIPKGNEGRFSKSLETINDLLSRYFIGLILQIMILFIIYTIVLLIFGISNAIVIAFLCALLNLIPYIGPLIAAVIMFILSMTSNIGLDFQTEILPTSLYVMIGYLIAQLIDNFFSQPIIFSKTTKSHPLEIFLIIIIGGLLFGIIGMITAVPMYTALKVILKEFLAENKIVKSLTKDL; via the coding sequence ATCTGTAATTGTTTATATTATTATTGCAGGGGTATTCTCTTTAATTGCAAGACCACTAATTCAATTTTTAAGAAGAAAATTAAAATTCCCCAATACACTTGCAGTAATTACAACAATGTCATTAATGCTAGGGCTTTTAGCGGGGTTAATAGGAATGTTTATTCCTTTAATTGCAGAACAAGGAGAAAGTTTATCACTTTTAAATATAGACAAGTTACAAGCTAATATTCAAGAAATTTTTAACCAAATAATCACTTATTTTTCATCTAGAGGTATTAATGTTTTAAAGGAATTAGAAAGTATAGATATTGCTTCTCATTTTAAAGAAATTCCTAATTTTTTAAATGCAATTTTAGGAGCGGTAGGAACCTTAAGTGTAGGCTTATTCTCTGTATTATTTATCTCTTTCTTTTTTATGAAAGACAACCAGTTATTAGCTAAAGGAGTAATAACTATAATACCAAAAGGAAATGAAGGACGGTTTTCTAAATCATTAGAAACCATCAATGATTTGTTATCAAGATATTTTATCGGATTGATATTACAAATTATGATTCTCTTTATTATTTATACCATTGTTTTATTAATTTTCGGAATTTCAAATGCCATCGTTATTGCTTTTTTATGTGCCCTATTAAACTTAATACCATACATAGGTCCATTAATTGCAGCCGTTATTATGTTTATTTTATCGATGACAAGTAATATTGGATTAGATTTTCAAACAGAAATTTTACCAACGTCACTTTACGTGATGATTGGATATTTAATTGCGCAATTGATAGATAACTTTTTTAGTCAACCCATTATATTTTCTAAAACAACAAAATCGCATCCTTTAGAAATTTTCTTAATCATTATTATTGGTGGTTTACTATTTGGAATTATAGGTATGATAACCGCAGTACCAATGTACACTGCATTAAAAGTAATTTTGAAAGAATTTTTAGCCGAAAACAAAATCGTAAAGTCACTAACTAAAGACCTATAA